The Candidatus Dependentiae bacterium genome includes a window with the following:
- a CDS encoding DUF1016 family protein: MIFFFIFKLPCFIVVELKAGKFDPRDAGQINFYLPIGYLVNIADR, encoded by the coding sequence TTGATCTTCTTTTTTATCTTCAAGTTACCGTGTTTTATTGTTGTTGAGCTAAAAGCAGGAAAATTTGATCCACGCGATGCGGGTCAAATTAATTTCTATCTACCAATCGGTTATTTGGTAAATATAGCCGATCGTTAA
- a CDS encoding DUF1016 family protein, producing the protein MERGLIDHIQKFLLELGQGFAFVGRQVHLYVGDTDYYIDLLFYLQVTVFYCC; encoded by the coding sequence ATTGAACGGGGGCTCATTGATCATATTCAAAAATTTCTCCTCGAACTAGGGCAAGGATTTGCATTCGTTGGTAGGCAGGTCCATTTATATGTAGGCGACACAGATTATTATATTGATCTTCTTTTTTATCTTCAAGTTACCGTGTTTTATTGTTGTTGA